From a single Larimichthys crocea isolate SSNF chromosome XIII, L_crocea_2.0, whole genome shotgun sequence genomic region:
- the hepacam2 gene encoding HEPACAM family member 2, whose amino-acid sequence MEATGRTALYICCSVLFILTEVNSELIHIPSLVHHGIEGEPLRLPVETRFPLDKVEIQGTWSHTRPSGTRVTLVTFTKEATITDMMYRSHLHFSEPNISLEILELNQEDEGDYHLNLNIEFHNKTGLVIKEERTVHVTVDVPVSRPVIGKSPSYAVVEDKSNVTWTCSVKEGTKVVFQWLRDDIPLGPSDRYHFSQDRSTLFISPVRKEDKGSYQCVASNPVSQGQYSGTMELNVYYGPYNLEVNSGQGLRTGEVFTINPGELVFFECRADSNPPTSYVWISKSHNATQVITEGPRLEVRSYKLAQAEEYLCRAFNNVTEKQDEAQFTLVVASLGPGKEKHTQDRSSVLPLAAITVCSLFIISCMLMFFIRRTCHPKRVLMSIYNRPLTEQKRPHRSGHEDATEDFGIYEFVSIPGKMESAQASCRSLAHLESVQDMHTTIYDVIGHVPETSSQSFLE is encoded by the exons AAGTCAACTCTGAGTTGATCCACATCCCTTCATTAGTCCATCATGGTATTGAAGGGGAGCCCCTGCGCCTGCCCGTTGAGACTCGCTTCCCGCTGGATAAAGTTGAGATCCAGGGAACTTGGTCCCACACAAGGCCGAGCGGCACTAGAGTGACATTGGTGACGTTTACCAAAGAGGCCACAATCACTGACATGATGTACCGCAGCCACCTTCACTTTAGTGAACCCAATATTTCTTTGGAAATCCTGGAATTAAaccaggaggacgagggagatTACCACCTGAACCTCAACATAGAGTTTCATAACAAGACAGGACTGGTTATcaaggaggagaggacagtgCATGTAACAGTGGACG TCCCTGTGTCCCGTCCAGTCATTGGGAAAAGCCCATCATACGCAGTTGTTGAGGACAAATCGAACGTTACCTGGACTTGTTCTGTCAAGGAAGGAACAAAAGTTGTCTTCCAGTGGCTAAGGGATGACATCCCACTCGGTCCCAGTGACAGATACCACTTCTCCCAAGACAGATCTACATTGTTTATCAGTCCTGTGAGAAAGGAGGACAAGGGAAGTTACCAGTGTGTGGCCAGCAACCCTGTGAGCCAGGGGCAGTACAGCGGGACCATGGAACTCAATGTCTATT ATGGCCCCTACAACCTGGAGGTGAATTCTGGCCAAGGCTTGCGCACAGGAGAAGTGTTCACCATCAACCCTGGAGAGCTGGTCTTCTTTGAATGCCGGGCCGATTCCAACCCACCCACTAGCTACGTCTGGATCTCTAAGAGCCACAACGCCACCCAGGTCATCACTGAGGGCCCGCGATTGGAGGTGCGCTCCTATAAACTGGCACAGGCCGAGGAGTACCTGTGCCGCGCCTTCAACAACGTGACAGAGAAGCAGGACGAGGCCCAGTTTACTCTGGTGGTGGCCAGTTTAGGACCAG GGAAAGAGAAGCACACCCAGGACCGCAGCTCTGTACTCCCACTGGCAGCCATTactgtctgttctctgttcatcATCAGCTGTATGCTGATGTTCTTTATCAGGAGAACCTGCCATCCTAAAAGAG TGCTTATGAGTATTTACAACAG ACCGCTTACAGAGCAGAAACGGCCGCATCGTTCAG GTCACGAGGATGCAACAGAAGACTTTGGCATCTACGAGTTTGTCTCCATACCTGGGAAAATGGAATCTGCACAG GCATCGTGCAGATCTCTGGCTCACCTGGAGTCAGTGCAGGATATGCACACCACCATCTACGATGTGATCGGACATGTTCCTGAAACCTCTAGTCAAAGTTTTCTGGAGTAA